GGACTATCTGCAGAACTCCTTTTATTCGCACTCATGTCATCACCATTTCCAGTGATGAGGTTTTTCTGAATAAAGGGCATCGATATAATCGGACGGCTCATTTCAGGCCTTAGCAGGTTTTCGAAATCTCTAAAGTCATTTTGATAGGCTTTATCAATATGTTGGCGCTCAGGTGAAATATGTAATCCCATCTCATGCTCTCCTCTTATTAGTTTTGAATGATGTCAAATTTATATTCGACAGATTTATGCTCGATGTTTCTTGAAGGAGAGAAAGCGCGCGTATGTGTGCCTGCTACTCAAATAGCAGACAAATGAGAAATAACAACGTAATCAGTACACATTACTACAATCGAAACGTGATTCCGCTTCCAATAAAGGAATCATCCGCTCGACCATTCAATCCTACACCCACGAGGAGATCCAATTGCAAATTCGGATGAAGTAAATAGGTAACTCCACCATTAACGTAATGTTCGGGAGCAGTACTCGGAGCATGACTACCCCGCGGGTAAAACCCATAGTACTCGGTATATACTCCAAGACGATCTGTGAGCTCATATGAAAGCGCGATTGAGGAAGATGGTTGAAAATAGTGTTCTCTCCTCTCAACTGCAGCGTTCAGATTCACTTGTCCAGCAAGAGCCCAGTCCGTATCCTCATGATATGACCACAAGAAACTGAGTTGCGAAGATGTCTTCTCTTGAGAGTATCGTTTGGCACCGGTCGCCAGAGTCACGTCGATTATAGTGCTCAGATCAAAGTTACAGTCACATGCTTCATATAGCTTGATCTTAGTACCGATAGTCAGGTCACCGAGGGCAAAGTCCGAATCTGTTCCTTTCAATCCCTGAGCTGATAAACGCAACTCGAGTAGATCCGTGACACCAATTCGAAGAAGACCTTCTGGTATCGCCTCCTGTTTGAAGTCTCTCTTATTATCCCGGGTATACCGATATCCAAACTCGCCTTGTAGGTGGCCCCGCTGAATAGTTTTTGTGCTTTCGGTAAAATCAGGTCGGTCAGTACTCATCGGCTCATGAAGCTCAGCATAGCCAAAGCCAAGTGGGCCCACTTCAGCAAAGCCTTCCCTTGTAATGACAAAGACGATAAGGGTGAGCAAGAACATGAAGGAGAAAATGAGGTTCCGATACGATTTCATACTGGCTAGGGTGCCACTGGAGGGGTAAAATCTCAATTATCTGGGCACATAACTCTTCAAATTTATGAATAAATCCCGCTAAAAGTCTTGATTTTATCCCTTCGACTGCACAACATACTAGGGTCCCCCGCGAGTAGCTCATTTGGTCGTGCCAATGTGAGCAAAGCGAACAAGGGAGGGACTCGACTCTTGGTTCACCCGTTCACCAAGGTGACAAATGCGAAAGCACTTGAGGAATAGGCAGCATAGCTGCTCGGTGAACTCTAGGCAGCATAGCTGCTCTGTGAACTCTAGGGGTCGAAGTAGTATCGTTCGCACGAAAAAAATTTGCATGCTCCCCGGTAGCTCAGTTGGTAGAGCAGCTGACTGTTAATCAGCTTGTCACTGGTTCGAGTCCAGTCCGGGGAGCCATTTTTCCATTCGGCATTCGCGCCCAGGGGCTGCGCCCCTCTCGCCCTCATCGGGCGTTCACCCCCACTTTAAAAGTTGTCCATGCGGCGTTCATCAACGCAACCTACTTCTCGACAGAAACGTAAATGTTATCAGCTTGGCGGAAGAAGAGTAAGAGTCACCGATCCGGTATAGGTGCCACTTGGGGCAGCGGCCAAATCAATCTGGAAAAAGAGGAGTCGTAGGCGTGCATTCGTACCACCCTCTGGTGTGCAGGAAGTATGCGTTGATGCTCCGGTTTGATTAGTCGAGGTAGTAACAGCTGACGCCTTCTTGGCTCCAAGATAGGTCAGTCCGGCTGCACTCGCTTGATCATTCCAGTAAACAAGGTAGCCAATTGAGTAAGAAAGTGAGTCATTTGAAACCGCAAACGAATCAGAGGGAGTGCTCGTGCAATCTCCCCCCCCAGTACAGGTTGAAGAGCCCTGTATCCTTACGTTGTATTCTGAAGTTGCATTATTGGTATAAATGCAAAGGTCATCATAGAGATCAGCAAAGGAACCGCCATCGTAGGTAATCGACATATCGTCGATACCTGAAACTCGATATAAATCTGGAATAGTTAATGAGATATCAGAAGATCCTTCTGAAGAGCTCTCAGAAGGGTTGGTTGGGTTTGTGGCAGCAAATAGGGAACTACTAAAAAGCAGTACAAACGGCAAAAGTATGTAACATTTCCATTTGGCTTCCATCGTGCTTCCGTGCTTAATGGGTGCTCTCTAAAGTGATACATCTCTACTGCTCCTGAACTACTAATCTCCCCCATAGAAAACATCGGAATTTTTATTATAGCGCTTAAGCACTATTGCTGAGAGAGCGCTTCCATTCGAGAAACCTGCCATAACCAGCTGACATTACTCGTGTATCAGTCTAGTCTCAAATAAAAATGGTGGTTTTACCCAGCACGAATTTAGGCTTAGAACACAATTTTTTTTGCAAGGAGAGTTAAAAATCCCTCAAGTAGTTTCGCGTCGAATCCAGAGAGTCATCACTCCGCAGGAGCTAAGAGCACTTTTGACTGAGCTCAGCACATCTTCTCTCAAGCTCCTCAAGAAGAAGAGCATGAGCATTCACATAAAGCTCTATTCCTTGCGCATTGAGATCCTCCTCTCCCTCCACAAGGCTTTTAAATTGTCGTATTTTCTGAGCAAACTCTGCTGTAGAAAGATCCTTCAGTGGCTGATTTTTCTGATGGGTATTGCTGTCTTTTGGTACATTTCTACTCATTGATACCTGTCTTGTCGCTGTTCGATCTTGATATGGAAGCAAATAGCCTCTGAGTAACTTTACGCGAAAGATTTATTATCCTCTCCTCAATTTTTATATCCAGAGTTACCAAAAGATCTTCCCTAAGATACTCGAGCACCATTTTCTGCCTGCTTGTCAGAAGTAAGCAGTATTGTTCCAGTTTCATGACTGACAGATGCGAGCACTAGAACCTCTGATCTGATACCTGCTACTCGTCTCGGAGGCAAATTTACGACGCCGATCACCTGTTTTCCAACAAGCTGTTCAGCCTCATACCCCTCGGTAAGCTGAGCTGAACTCTTCTTGAAACCTAAAGAGCCAAAGTCAATCTCAAGTACATAGGCAGGCTTTCTCGCCTTTGAATTGAGCTCAACAGCGGTGATTGTACCGATTCGCATATCAATACCTTGAAACTCTGTTATTGTGACTGTTTGCTGCTCTGTCATCATGTAAGACCTTATTATGAGTGAACGAAAATTCTTCTCTCTCTCAGAAAAATCAGAGGTAAAAACTATAGGCGGCGACGAGCGAACTCTTTCACTCTCAAGCGCCCTGTAAACTTTTCCAATTTACTCCGTCTGATACAATATTCAATATCTACTTGGATTGCATCTCATGAGCACACTCCTCACTCTATCTCCCTATGGTCTCTACTGTCCCCGTGGTGACTTTTTTATAGATCCACACCGCCCACGAGGCGTCGCTTTTATTACCCATGCACATGCTGACCATGCACGAAACGGAGCTTCCCTTTACTATGCACACAAAGATTCTCTTCCCTTTCTCTCCCATCGACTCGGAACACACACACCAATCATTCCACTCGAATACGGAGAGCGTGTTGAGAGAAATGGAGTTCTTATCTCGCTTCATCCTGCAGGCCATATTCTCGGCTCAGCACAAATTCGAATTGAGCAAAGAGGATATGTAACCGTCGTCACTGGAGACTATAAAACGACACCTGACCGAACGTGCGTCCCATTTGAGCAGATAGAATGTAATCACTTCATCACTGAAGCAACCTTTGCTCTTCCCATCTACCACTGGCAACCAGATGAAGTCATTTTCGATCAGATTCGTACCTGGTGGCGAGATAATCGTCTCAAAAAGAAAACTTCGCTCCTTTATGCTTATGCGCTCGGTAAGGCTCAACGGATACTCGCTGGGCTTCTCGGGGAAGATGCCCCTATTGCTCTCCATGGAGCCGTCTTGCCATATTTGACAGGATATAGAAATGCAGGGGTTACCTTTCCAGAGATAGTAAAGGCAAACGCTGAAAATGCGTCACTCCTCAGGGGAGAAGGGCTGATCATTGCTCCGCCTTCCGCTTGCAACTCGCCTTGGACAAGAAAGTTTGCACCCTTTTCGCAAGGATTTGCCTCAGGTTGGATGCAAATTCGAGGAAAGAAACGACAACGTCGGGGCATTGAATTTGGCTTCGTATTATCTGATCATGCAGATTGGAATGGACTCCTTACAGCCATTAAAAATTCTCGCGCTGAGACCATAACGACAATGCACGGAGAAGCAAGTGCCCTCCTTCGCTATCTTAAGGAGTCAGGGAAAGACGCCTGTTCTCTTCCTGAACGCTTCAAGAATCAAATGAGTGGAGAAGATCGGTAAGATGTCGCTTTTTGCTTCTCTCTTTTATGCCCTTGATCGAACTTCGAAAACTTCAGAAAAGTGCCTTCTTTTAAAAGAATACTTCGGAGTAGCCCCAGTTAAAGAGGCAACATGGGCTCTGTATTTTCTCTTGGGTGGGAAAATTACTCGCCTCTTTACTACTACAGAAATGCGAAAGATAATCTCCCGCCGTATGAATCTTCCACTGTGGCTCGTGGAGGATTCTTACGATACCGTAGGTGATCTTGCTGAGACCCTCGCTCTCCTTACCTTACCCATAAAGAATCAGACCAGCTCATCTCGCGTCCTTCACGAACTGGCAGAGAGTCTCCAAGATCTTCTCACCATCAGTGATATCAATCAACGCGAAGAGCGCCTCTGGAAACTCATTGAAAGCACACCCGATAAAGAACGCCTTATCTTATTCAAGCTCATGATTGGAGGACTTCGTATCGGCGTTTCGAAAGGACTCGTAACACAAGTACTCGCTGAATTATATGAGTTTGATATTGCCGAAATGGCACATCGGCTTGTTGGAGAATGGCAACCCACCGAGGAACGCTATCAAACGCTCATGAAAAGAACGAGCTGCAACGAATCTTTGGGAAATCCATACCCCTTTCTCTTAGCCTCTCCGCTCGATAGCACTCAAGAATCAGTTATCTCTTCCTCTCTTCCTGAATGGATTATCGAATGGAAATGGGATGGAATTCGAGCTCAGCTTCTCAAGCGTTCCGGTCATGTCATCATCTGGTCACGTGGTGAGGAAGTAATTACTGAAACATTCCCTGAACTCATATCTACAATGGAAAGAGTAGAGCATGATAATATTGTACTCGATGGAGAGATCATCGTCTGGAGAGATGGTCAACCACAGTCATTTGCCGAGCTACAAAAACGGCTCAATAGAAAAAAAATTTCGTCTCAACTCTTGAAGACTCTTCCCGTTCGTTTCATAGCATATGACTTACTAGAACTAGCCGGTAAAGATCTCCGTGGAGAGCCTCTGTCGATTCGTCGCCAGCACTTAGAAACGTTCTTTAAAGAGCATGAAGAACGTTTCTTGCTTCTCTCTCCATTACATAAAGTGACACGTCCTTCGCAAATGTCTGAGCTTCGCGCCAAAGCACGATCAAGACAATCCGAAGGGCTTATGATCAAACATCGAGCATCGTCATATGGCACAGGACGACGGGGAAGCCAGTGGTGGAAATGGAAAGTAGACCCCCTCAGACTTGATGTCGTATTACTCTATGCACAGAAAGGCCATGGAAGACGGGCAGACCTCTATACAAGCTATACGTTTGGAGTCTGGAAAAATGGCGAACTTGTAACTATTACCAAAGCATACTCTGGGCTCACGAATTCTGAGATACGAGAAGTAGATGCGTTTATTCGCAAAAATCAGCTGCAGAAATTCGGTCCCGTTCAAGCTGTTACCCCCAGTCTCGTGTTTGAAATTGCCTTTGATAGCATTCAACTTTCAAAACGACATAAAGCTGGCGTGGCACTTCGATTTCCACGAATTGTTCGTATTCGAAAAGACAAAGCAGCATATGAGGCCGATACCATAGAATCTGTAAGAATGCTCTTAGAGTAAGCTCAAAGGGTTATAGAGCATCAGCTGAACATATTCTCAATAAAAATATCTTCAAGCGGTAACTGCCCAGGTTTTGGCCATGCCGGCTTTAGCGCCTTCCCGACTGTTAGCATCATTCCGATTGCATGATCATCGGGAAGCTGAATACACTTTGCGACTGATTCCGCATCAAATCCAATCATAGGACATGAGTCATAACCTAGACCCTTCGCTGCCAGCATAAGAGTTTGGGCAAAAATTCCCACTGAACGCATTGCCTCATCTCTTTGAAGTCTCTCATTACTATCGTAAAACGGCTCAATCATAGGAACGAGCATCTCTTGGACCTCACTCGGTGCATTTTGCCAATATCGCGCTGGCTCTTTTGCATAGGCCTTGAGATCGGCGCAGATCACAAAAAGCAGAGAGGCCTCTTTCACCTGCGCTTGATTCCATGCTGCTGCATAGATTTGCTCACGTAACTTCTCTTCAGAGACCTCAACTACTCTCCAATGCTGGATATTAAAGGATGTAGGAGCTTGGAGCGCAGATTCAAGCAATATCCGTCGCTCCTCTTTTGTTATGACATGATTCGGATCGAAGTGCTTAACAGCTCGTCGACTTCTAATTGCCTCTAAAACTTCCATACGTCTTCCTTTTTAACAGATGTCTTTTTGATTATCCGTGTACCCCCCCCCGAGAGGAGAGCGCATGGGAGCTTCTCCTATAAGGCTTCGATGCGGCTTCTTCCTGCTAGAGCCCTCGCTAACGTTACTTCATCTGAATACTCAAGCTCACCGCCCTTTGGCATCCCCTGAGCCAGTCGCGAAGAGGGAATACCCCGTTCACTGAGAAGTCTTGCCACATACAATGCTGTAGCATCCCCCTCAACTGTTGAACCAGTCGCTATAATAACCTCTTCTATCTCAGCGCTCTCTGCTCGACGAAGCAACTCTGCTAACTTCATCGACTCAGGTCCTTGCCCACGAAGTGGTGCCCACAGTCCGTGAAGGACATGATACAGCCCTCGAAATTCACCCATTCGCTCAAAGGAAATAATATCCATCGGTTTTTCAACAACGCAAAGCACATGCGAATCACGTCCAGGATCGACACAGAAGCGACATTGCTCTTCCTCTGATAAGAAAAAGCAGGTCTTACAAAGTCCTATCTTTGAGCAAGCCTCCGAGATAGCACTACTCAACTTTTTCCCCAGATCCCCCTCTTCTTTGAGAATATAGTATGCCAGTCGAGTAGCCGACTTTTCTCCGATAGATGGAAGCCGTGACAACTCGTGCACCAATTTTTGAAATGAAGGAGGAAATGCCTGCATAAACGCTATAATAACGAAACGTTATTATCCGAGACCTGGAATATTTAATCCACCTGTTATCTTAGCCATCTTTCCCTGCACTTTTTCCTGCACATTCTTAAGGGCTTCATTTGTTGCTGCAACTACCAAATCTTGTAACATCTCAATGTCATCTGGATTAACAACATCCTTCTCAATAGAAACTGACTTTACCTGCTGTGTACCAAGCGCAACAACTTTTACCATTCCGCCTCCAGCGGAACCCTCAGCCTCCTCTTCCTTGGCTTGCTCTTGAAGCTCTGCAAGTTGGCTCTGCATCTTTTGAGCCTGCTTCATCATCTCCTGCATATTACCTGGCAAACCACCGCCAAATCCTTTTCCCATATCAGCTCTCTCCTTTTAAAACTTTCCTTATCTTACTGTTATACCGCATTACGCTTCAAGCGAATCCGCTCAATCTTACTCCCCGGAAATGTTTTAATAACTCTCTTTACCGTGTTATCACGTAACATTTTTTCTCTCTGCTCAAGCAGCTTACTCTCAACTTCTTTTCTTTCTACCGCCTTCAGACTCTTATCAGTTCTCAAACCTCCATCTGACACAACTTTGGTCTCGATTCTCCAGCTCGAACACTTACTAAACTCCTCAAGGAGCACCAGCAATCTCGCCCGTGTATCCTCTTGCTGTAAGCTCCCGATTTGGAATTCTGGTCCTTCAATTTTTAGGACTCCATCTTGAAAAGCGACGGTTGTCACACAACGCAGCATCTCGCCTATAATTTCACCGCCCTGCTGATGAGCAAAGCTCACAAAGTCAGCCATATTGTATTGCTGCTCCGACAACTGTCCTGTATCCGCTGATTGAAGAGCCTCCGATCTTGACGGTATCGCTTCGGGTTTCCTTACTTTCTTTTTTGGTGAAGAATCTGTTTTTCCCTGAATTATTTTTGGAGCGTGAGTTATTTTTGGAGTCAGTGCGGCACTACTGACAATAGTTGCTTCCGTTGGCTTACTGTGACCTATCGGCTGTTCTTTAGGCTTTTTTTTTTCGGCGGTAACCATCTCACGAAGACGGCCAACCATTTTTCCTAAATCCTTCACTCGTGGCCTAGCTGCCATCCGAATCACTAGAGATTCAAGCGCATAACGAGGAAAGCTACTTCGCAGAGCTTTATCCGCCCCTTCTCGGGCCATATCGGCGAGATCTGCCAGATCTTCTCGATCAATATTATTTTCAGTGAGGGCAACAAGCTCTGCCTGTTCATCTTTTGTTAAACCAACGACCCTGCCATTTTGCGTATCGGCAAGAGCCGCCACGTGAAGATCTCGAAAAAAGCCAACAAACTCTCTAAGAAAGATCGATTCATCTCCACCCGTTTCAAAAGCATCGTGAACAAGAGAAAGAGCTCCCTCAACATCTTGAGCGATCACTTTCTCTCCAAGCGCATAGAGGAGTTGTATATCAACCGCACCAAGAATAACGCTCACTTCTTGCGCCGTGATCGATTCCCCTCCATATGCTCGCACTCGCTCAAGTAGCGTTTGAGCATCGCGCATCGAGCCCTCTGCCAACTTTGCAATAATCTTTAGAGCGGAGGAGTCAATAATAAAGCTTTCACGGTTTGCTATTTCAGCAAGACATTCACTAATAGTTGCAACTGGCAAAGCTCTTAAATCATGCCGCTGACAACGAGATAAGACCGTGTCCGGAATCTTATGCGGCTCCGTTGTGGCAAGAACAAAGACCGTGTTCGGAGGTGGTTCCTCTAGGCTCTTTAACAACGCATTAAACGCCGAAATACTGAGCATGTGAACTTCGTCAATAATATAAACTTTATACTTAGAACCAGGAGCAGGAAGAGTCCGAAAAGACTCTATAAGCTCTCGAACATTATCAACACTGTTATTCGAGGCTCCATCAATTTCCCGAACGGCAAGACTTGTTCCTGCTGCAATCTCACGACAATTAGAACACTCCAGGCACGGAGTCAGAGTTGGACCTTCAGAACAGTTTAAGCACTTTGCAAAAATCCTCGCTATCGAAGTTTTTCCAACTCCCCTAGGACCCGTAAAAACATACGCATGACCAACCTGATCTCTCGTAATTGCATTTCCAAGAGTTCTGGTTACGTGCTCTTGTCCACTAACACTCTGAAAGTGCTCAGGACGATATTTTCGGGCTAAAACAAGGTATGACACAACTAACTGAGTACAATTCTATTCTGTTTTCGTAAAGGGAAAATCGCGGGGCCCAACACAGAAAGGAGAAGCGTACGGCTGCTCCCTTCCAGGCCTGACCGGGTTAGCTTTCTTTCTCGCGTGCCCCGCTATTCGTTAGCGTAGCGTGCCTTAAGAAAAAACGCCAAACCTGTTGCTGAGAATTCGGCCCCGTGAGGCATTTACGCATCACCCCTTGTGGTACCAACACCTCAATATCAACTCATTTAACCGAGCATTACTCGTCTTTTCAGGGACTTAACGATGGCATACGCCTTGCGATTCTCTGCTCTGCGTTGGCAATCATATTTTTACAGGAGTCTCTTATGTCTGCATCTCGCACCGTTCTTCCACGCTCTCTTTTCTTCTCCATCTCACGAGATCTCACCTCGGGCGACCCAACGTGGAAACTTCTTATTATCAACGAATACCTCGACAAACAGCATCCCCTGAGAAAAGCCCTAAGCCTTCTTATCAAAAATTCACCTCAACGTGCTCCCCATCCCAGCCTGCTTGATGCAGCTCTCTCTGGCACTCGATATAGCGAACTCTCGGAGAAAGCACAGCTACAGCTCAAAAGTACTCCAACTTCTCTACAACATAAGCAAAAATCGATTCCCTTACCACGCAGAAGAGAATGTCTCAGAAACTGGAGCGAGATTCGAACGGTACGACGAGCAAGAAAGACGTTTTCTCGGATATAATCTACGCGCTTATGGCTTTTTCAAAACACTCTTCAGCTCAATGATCCGCTCATAGGCAGCTGAGAGTTTTAAAAAATCAGCATTTGTATCAAAGCTCTCAGATGCACTTGACTGAACATCAGGATGAACTCTCTTAATCAATTGACGATAGGCAGATTTAAGTTCGTTGTCAGTTGCGTTTTCCTTGAGTCCAAAGGTTTTAAGGAGCTGTTGATACTCATGCTCAAGTGGCTGAATAGAAGGCCCATTAACACCTTGAGGCTCTATGCCTTTCGCAATATCTTCCCTAATCCGAAGATGTTCTGCCTGCCACTTCTGTCCCTTAAAACCGAAAATCGGCTTCTTCAAGTACAGGAATCTTACTGCTAACAAGAGTAGAAAGAGGCCACACGCTAGTCCAAAAAGACGAGCAACTGAGCCGTAATATCCTACAAGATAGAGCCGCAATTGAGTCAGAATAGGGATTCGTTCTATACCTTCCAACACTTTTCGAGCACCGTCCCTATCACCAACGCGGACTAGCCCGATAGCCTCACTCACCAAAAGCTCAGCATATCGCTGTTTCTCTTGGTTTGTCTTGGCACTGAAGTACTCACGAAAAAACCGAACTCCTTCAATATCATCATGCGCCAAAGACACCTGAATGGATCGCTGCAGAAAATTATTCCATGCATCTCTGACTAATGAGGAATTCTCACTCTCCTCGCTTATAACCTTCATAAAAGACTCGTTTGCTCGAGCCTCTATGCTATTTATTT
The bacterium DNA segment above includes these coding regions:
- a CDS encoding transporter, with the translated sequence MKSYRNLIFSFMFLLTLIVFVITREGFAEVGPLGFGYAELHEPMSTDRPDFTESTKTIQRGHLQGEFGYRYTRDNKRDFKQEAIPEGLLRIGVTDLLELRLSAQGLKGTDSDFALGDLTIGTKIKLYEACDCNFDLSTIIDVTLATGAKRYSQEKTSSQLSFLWSYHEDTDWALAGQVNLNAAVERREHYFQPSSSIALSYELTDRLGVYTEYYGFYPRGSHAPSTAPEHYVNGGVTYLLHPNLQLDLLVGVGLNGRADDSFIGSGITFRL
- a CDS encoding tRNA-binding protein → MTEQQTVTITEFQGIDMRIGTITAVELNSKARKPAYVLEIDFGSLGFKKSSAQLTEGYEAEQLVGKQVIGVVNLPPRRVAGIRSEVLVLASVSHETGTILLTSDKQAENGARVS
- a CDS encoding ligase-associated DNA damage response exonuclease produces the protein MSTLLTLSPYGLYCPRGDFFIDPHRPRGVAFITHAHADHARNGASLYYAHKDSLPFLSHRLGTHTPIIPLEYGERVERNGVLISLHPAGHILGSAQIRIEQRGYVTVVTGDYKTTPDRTCVPFEQIECNHFITEATFALPIYHWQPDEVIFDQIRTWWRDNRLKKKTSLLYAYALGKAQRILAGLLGEDAPIALHGAVLPYLTGYRNAGVTFPEIVKANAENASLLRGEGLIIAPPSACNSPWTRKFAPFSQGFASGWMQIRGKKRQRRGIEFGFVLSDHADWNGLLTAIKNSRAETITTMHGEASALLRYLKESGKDACSLPERFKNQMSGEDR
- a CDS encoding ATP-dependent DNA ligase; translation: MSLFASLFYALDRTSKTSEKCLLLKEYFGVAPVKEATWALYFLLGGKITRLFTTTEMRKIISRRMNLPLWLVEDSYDTVGDLAETLALLTLPIKNQTSSSRVLHELAESLQDLLTISDINQREERLWKLIESTPDKERLILFKLMIGGLRIGVSKGLVTQVLAELYEFDIAEMAHRLVGEWQPTEERYQTLMKRTSCNESLGNPYPFLLASPLDSTQESVISSSLPEWIIEWKWDGIRAQLLKRSGHVIIWSRGEEVITETFPELISTMERVEHDNIVLDGEIIVWRDGQPQSFAELQKRLNRKKISSQLLKTLPVRFIAYDLLELAGKDLRGEPLSIRRQHLETFFKEHEERFLLLSPLHKVTRPSQMSELRAKARSRQSEGLMIKHRASSYGTGRRGSQWWKWKVDPLRLDVVLLYAQKGHGRRADLYTSYTFGVWKNGELVTITKAYSGLTNSEIREVDAFIRKNQLQKFGPVQAVTPSLVFEIAFDSIQLSKRHKAGVALRFPRIVRIRKDKAAYEADTIESVRMLLE
- a CDS encoding nitroreductase family protein, producing the protein MEVLEAIRSRRAVKHFDPNHVITKEERRILLESALQAPTSFNIQHWRVVEVSEEKLREQIYAAAWNQAQVKEASLLFVICADLKAYAKEPARYWQNAPSEVQEMLVPMIEPFYDSNERLQRDEAMRSVGIFAQTLMLAAKGLGYDSCPMIGFDAESVAKCIQLPDDHAIGMMLTVGKALKPAWPKPGQLPLEDIFIENMFS
- the recR gene encoding recombination protein RecR, with amino-acid sequence MQAFPPSFQKLVHELSRLPSIGEKSATRLAYYILKEEGDLGKKLSSAISEACSKIGLCKTCFFLSEEEQCRFCVDPGRDSHVLCVVEKPMDIISFERMGEFRGLYHVLHGLWAPLRGQGPESMKLAELLRRAESAEIEEVIIATGSTVEGDATALYVARLLSERGIPSSRLAQGMPKGGELEYSDEVTLARALAGRSRIEAL
- a CDS encoding YbaB/EbfC family nucleoid-associated protein, with amino-acid sequence MGKGFGGGLPGNMQEMMKQAQKMQSQLAELQEQAKEEEAEGSAGGGMVKVVALGTQQVKSVSIEKDVVNPDDIEMLQDLVVAATNEALKNVQEKVQGKMAKITGGLNIPGLG
- the dnaX gene encoding DNA polymerase III subunit gamma/tau, with translation MSYLVLARKYRPEHFQSVSGQEHVTRTLGNAITRDQVGHAYVFTGPRGVGKTSIARIFAKCLNCSEGPTLTPCLECSNCREIAAGTSLAVREIDGASNNSVDNVRELIESFRTLPAPGSKYKVYIIDEVHMLSISAFNALLKSLEEPPPNTVFVLATTEPHKIPDTVLSRCQRHDLRALPVATISECLAEIANRESFIIDSSALKIIAKLAEGSMRDAQTLLERVRAYGGESITAQEVSVILGAVDIQLLYALGEKVIAQDVEGALSLVHDAFETGGDESIFLREFVGFFRDLHVAALADTQNGRVVGLTKDEQAELVALTENNIDREDLADLADMAREGADKALRSSFPRYALESLVIRMAARPRVKDLGKMVGRLREMVTAEKKKPKEQPIGHSKPTEATIVSSAALTPKITHAPKIIQGKTDSSPKKKVRKPEAIPSRSEALQSADTGQLSEQQYNMADFVSFAHQQGGEIIGEMLRCVTTVAFQDGVLKIEGPEFQIGSLQQEDTRARLLVLLEEFSKCSSWRIETKVVSDGGLRTDKSLKAVERKEVESKLLEQREKMLRDNTVKRVIKTFPGSKIERIRLKRNAV